From Ptychodera flava strain L36383 unplaced genomic scaffold, AS_Pfla_20210202 Scaffold_55__1_contigs__length_887147_pilon, whole genome shotgun sequence, a single genomic window includes:
- the LOC139128488 gene encoding uncharacterized protein, translated as MAAMEYETLRKRDAWKKRDATKIYLRAAHNDWQTEKLCHYAKSSHTDFAAHLLQIHRRNCSECHPVSDEPRLAAAIILLLPILLCRRLLSHFQDVCYVPVATSTPMQAKQSVQKCYEGTVSKDQDENAAEDEDEATSAPLQAKQCLQFPELYKGSVTGSKMTDETLSACEDDETLSASEDEDEDIGINHRTPGNLPNISMEDEVFHTDAYGTDDDGVPVTSSDDVSHIPNMNVITVKKCIAFVPAILDLLKQLHGDSCKREGCHRKLIYRSSLVGTALTVDWTCYSGHRGGRWQSQTRFSGMFAGNFQLAVCILLSGNSHKKFELLCKFLNLACISVTSFQRIQRLYAVPAIQNYWDNMERDILDSYQGQKAILCGDGRNDSPGHSAHYLSYSLADANKNCIVHTEVVDVREVNGKVRTWNGWGLKDPWTSLKGL; from the exons ATGGCGGCTATGGAGTATGAGACTTTGCGAAAGCGGGATGCTTGGAAAAAGCGAGAcgcaacaaaaatatatttgcgTGCCGCTCACAATGATTGGCAAACTGAAAAGCTGTGCCATTATGCCAAATCTTCGCATACAGATTTTGCAGCTCATTTACTGCAGATCCACCGTCGAAATTGCAGCGAATGCCATCCTGTTTCTGATGAACCTAGGCTCGCGGCGGCTATAATATTGCTGCTGCCAATTCTGTTATGCCGTCGTCTCCTATCACACTTTCAAG ATGTATGCTATGTTCCTGTTGCAACATCAACACCCATGCAGGCCAAACAATCTGTACAAAAGTGCTATGAAGGGACAGTCAG CAAAGACCAAGATGAAAATGCAGCTGAAGATGAAGATGAAGCAACATCAGCACCTCTGCAAGCCAAACAGTGCCTTCAATTTCCAGAGCTATATAAAGGGTCAGTCACAGGGAG CAAAATGAcagatgaaactttgagtgcCTGTGAAGATGATGAGACTTTGAGTGCTAGTGAGGATGAAGATGAAGACATTGGAATAAATCACAGAACTCCTGG AAATCTCCCCAACATATCAATGGAAGATGAAGTATTTCATACAGATGCTTATGGTACAGATGATGATGGTGTCCCAGTTACAAGTTCTGACGATGTTTCACACATTCCAAACATGAATGTTattacagtaaaaaaatgcattGCCTTTGTACCTGCAATTTTGGATCTTTTAAAACAATTGCATGGAGATTCATGTAAACGGGAAGGGTGCCATCGTAAACTCATATACAGGTCATCTTTAGTAGGAACTGCACTAACTGTTGATTGGACATGCTATTCTGGTCATCGTGGAGGGAGATGGCAGTCACAAACAAGGTTTTCTGGAATGTTTGCTGGAAACTTTCAACTGGCTGTCTGTATCTTGCTGTCTGGTAACAGTCATAAGAAGTTTGAACTCCTGTGCAAGTTTTTGAATCTGGCTTGCATATCAGTGACTTCTTTCCAGCGAATCCAGCGACTGTATGCTGTTCCTGCTATCCAGAACTACTGGGACAACATGGAGAGGGACATTTTGGACTCATACCAGGGACAGAAGGCTATATTGTGTGGTGATGGCCGCAATGATTCTCCTGGACATTCTGCTCATTATTTGTCTTACAGCCTAGCTGATGCAAACAAGAACTGCATTGTTCATACTGAAGTAGTGGACGTTCGTGAAGTAAATGGAAAAGTCCGAACATGGAACGGTTGGGGTTTGAAAGATCCATGGACAAGCTTAAAAGGACTATAG
- the LOC139128498 gene encoding uncharacterized protein: MVEDSFALSEIEAALADVTATEDPRSCNCSGVCGRKRGRGACPCRAFHEFCKTACTCGKRRPCSNIAVQDSTSDDEEGSENHPPASESVKKRPRDTQEQQTQAELLEENERQMKEFVQKATREDLETLTLELLRRQPGAWCDVQQLHPAPNPYPQPGPGSVPSWCKCGHCCEMPTQQENKCCATRRNQTCITDNWLFTHLVLDANVLEIAMRCIADTYAEEQLRDNACFRHYAYRQYIYWQHGKLGAGNRRVVPSCCVWAIRADFQAQTIYMSAIKMVQYRIRATFLFLCF; the protein is encoded by the exons ATGGTCGAAGACAGCTTCGCTCTAAGCGAAATTGAAGCTGCCCTCGCAGATGTGACAGCAACTGAAGATCCTAGGTCCTGCAATTGCAGTGGAGTTTGCGGACGTAAGAGAGGACGAGGAGCATGTCCATGCAGAGCGTTCCACGAGTTCTGCAAAACGGCATGCACTTGTGGAAAGCGACGACCGTGTTCTAACATAGCTGTACAG GATTCAACATCTGATGATGAAGAGGGAAGTGAAAACCATCCACCTGCATCAGAATCTGTGAAGAAAAGGCCACGTGACACCCAGGaacagcaaacacaagcagaaTTGTTGGAAGAAAATGAGAGGCAGATGAAG GAGTTTGTACAAAAGGCAACCAGGGAAGATCTAGAGACTTTGACTTTAGAGCTACTTCGGCGTCAGCCAGGAGCTTGGTGTGACGTTCAACAACTACATCCAGCTCCCAACCCGTATCCACAACCTGGACCTGGTAGTGTACCTTCTTGGTGTAAATGTGGGCACTGCTGTGAAATGCCAACTCAGCAGGAAAATAAATGTTGTGCCACGCGTCGAAACCAAACGTGCATCACCGATAACTGGCTCTTCACTCACCTTGTCCTGGATGCAAATGTTCTTGAGATAGCTATGCGGTGTATAGCTGATACATATGCTGAGGAACAGTTGAGAGACAATGCATGTTTTAGACATTATGCATACCGGCAATACATTTATTGGCAACATGGGAAACTTGGAGCTGGCAACCGCCGTGTTGTCCCCTCTTGTTGTGTATGGGCTATCAGGGCAGATTTCCAAGCCCAAACAATATATATGTCGGCTATAAAGATGGTGCAATACAGGATTAGGgcgacatttttatttttgtgtttctaa